The Arcobacter roscoffensis genome segment AAGATATTTTATCAAAAGATGTACCAATGATTATAGATGCAGATTTATTTTATGAAGAGTTAATTTTAGATGTTTTACATAAGGATATAATTTTAACTCCACATCCAAAAGAGTTTTGTGCTTTACTAAAACTTTGTAATATAGCTGATATTTCAATAATAGAACTTCAAGACAACAGGTTTTATTATGCTTCATTATTTACAAATAAATATCCAAATGTTACACTAGTATTAAAAGGTGCAAATGTGATAATATCAAAAGCTAATCAAGTTTTTGTAAACTCTTTTGGAAGCTCAGTTTTAAGTAAAGGTGGAAGTGGTGATGTTTTAAGTGGACTTATTGCATCATTATTGGCTCAAGGTTATAAGAGTATTGATGCAGCAATAAGTGCAAGTTTAGCCCATACATTAGCTGCAAAGGCTTATAAAAAGAATGATTACTCTTTAATACCATCAGATTTAGTAGAAGAGGTAAAAAAGTTATGAACGCAGTAATAATTCAAACAACATGTGCTTCACAAGTAGAAGCAAAAAATATTGCAAAGGTTTTAGTTCAAGAAAAACTTGCTGCTTGTGTTCAACTACACGAAGTAGAATCTATTTATTCTTGGGAAGATGAGTTATGTTGTGATTTTGAAACAATACTAAATATAAAAACTAGAAAAGAAAACTTTGAAAAAGTTAAAAGCAAAATTAAAGAATTACATAGCTATGATGTGCCGGAAATTATCCAAATAGATATAACAAATTCAAGTAAAAAATATACAAAATTTATAAGTGATTGTTGCTAGTATTAGTGACCATTACAATATATACAAAGCATTATTGGAGGAAATTAAAAAATGAACGATGATATTTTAAAAGTTGGTGATTACGAATTTAATAGTAGATTAATTGTAGGTTCTGGAAAGTATGATTCTTTTCAAACTACAAAAGATGCTACATTAGCTTCAGGAAGTGAATTAATTACAGTTGCAATCAGAAGAGTAAATATTACAAATCCAAATGAAGAGAATCTATTAGATTACTTTAAAGACACAAATGTAAAATTACTTCCAAACTCAGCTGGATGTTTTACAGCTGAAGAGGCAATTACAACTTTTAGATTAATGAGAGAAGCTACAGGTATTGATATTATTAAATTAGAAGTTATTGGTGATGCACAAAAGACACTTTATCCAGATGTAATTGAAACTATTAAGGCTTGTGAAGTTTTAAAGAAAGAAGGTTTCACAATTATGGCTTATACTTCTGATGATCCAATTGTTGCAAAACAATTAGAAAATGCTGGTGCTGATGCAATTATGCCATTAGCAGCACCAATAGGTTCAGGATTAGGAATTCAAAACCCATACAATATTGCATTTATTAGAGATGCAGTAAAAGTTCCTGTATTAGTTGATGCAGGTCTTGGATGTGCAAGTGATGCTTCTTATGCTATGGAGTTAGGTGCAGATGGAATTTTAGCAAATACAGCAATTGCTCAAGCTCAAAACCCAATGGCAATGGCAGAAGCATTCAAATATGCAACAATAGCAGGAAGATTATCTTATAAAGCAGGTAGAATTCCTAAGAAACCATATGCAACAGCAAGTTCTCCAATTGATGGATTAATCCAATTTTAGGGGCTTCTAGAAGAAAAATCAAAATTTTTTGATTTTTCTTCAAAAAACCCTTGACAAAGTAAAAAAAATATATTATAATTCCGTCCACTTTTTGAGAGAAACATCTTAAAAAGAGTTAAGTGTCGGGGCGTAGCGCAGTCTGGTTAGCGCACCTGGTTTGGGACCAGGGGGCCGGAGGTTCGAATCCTCTCGCCCCGACCATTTTTAAAATTCATGTGGTAGGTATAGCTCAGTTGGTTAGAGCATCTGGTTGTGGTTCAGAGGGTCGTGGGTTCGAATCCCATTACTTACCCCATTTTTATATTATTGCCTCCTTAGCTCAGCTGGATAGAGCAACGCCCTTCTAAGGCGTAGGTCAGACGTTCGAATCGTCTAGGGGGTACCACTGATTTACAAAGGTAAATCATTTTTAGTTTTTTTGTGAAAAAACATTGCGGATGTGGTGAAATTGGTAGACACGCCAGACTTAGGATCTGGTGCCTCACGGTGTGGAGGTTCGAGTCCTCTCATCCGCACCACTTTATTATTGCGGGAGTAGCTCAGTTGGCTAGAGCCTCTGCCTTCCAAGCAGATTGTCGCGAGTTCGAGTCTCGTCTCCCGCTCCATTAAAAAGCCTTAAATAAAATGTTTTAAACACTTTATTTAAGGCTTTTTATTTTTACAACATTTGCCTCCTTAGCTCAGCTGGATAGAGCAACGCCCTTCTAAGGCGTAGGTCAGACGTTCGAATCGTCTAGGGGGTACCACTTTTAACCAAAGCTTTTAGCTATATGAACTTAGGTTCTTCTAGCTGAAAGCTTTTTTTTTGCCTGAAATAATAAAGCAAAATTCACTAATCTAGAAGTATAATACAGTCTAAAATTATGTTCATTAAAAAAAATCCTATTATGTACTTTTATATTTTTATCAATAACTACATCTATCACAAAATTAACAATCTACGTTTCCTTTTAGAAAATTGAACGCTTACTATGACTAAATATTTTATATAATATACCTCAATGTAATTACTCTTCTATATGAATGTCAACAATTTTATTTTTAAAATTCCTTATCAGTTGTTTTTATACAAGTAAAAATTAGTAAAACAGAAAAAAAGAATAGTAAAAATCAAATAAGGTAAAAAGAATAAAAAATATAAACTCTAAAAAGTAATAAAATATAGAGTTTTCAATACAAAAACCCACAAATTCCAAAATTTAAGCTTTAATTTAGAAAAATCGCTTGACAAGCGAGAGATATTTGTCTATAATTCCCATCCAATTTCAGAGGAACGACAAGAAGTTCTAAAAGAGATTATGATCTTTAAAAACAGAAGGTTAATAAGAAGTAATTTTTATAAACCGAATATAGAATAAACGATATAAAAAACAAGAAATACAATTCTTGTCTATTTAAGTTTTTTACTAAAGTAAAAAGCATTTTGAGTGATAATTTTGTAATTTAATACAAAAATTGTCAGTTTCAAATACTTCATTTATGGAGAGTTTGATCCTGGCTCAGAGTGAACGCTGGCGGCGTGCTTAACACATGCAAGTCGAACGAGAACGGGTTATAGCTTGCTATAACTGTCAGCTAAGTGGCGCACGGGTGAGTAATATATAGGTAATGTGCCCTAGAGAAGAGGATAACATTTGGAAACGAATGCTAAGACTCTATATGCCTTTAAGACAAAAGTCTGCAAGGGAAATATTTATAGCTCTAGGATCGGCCTGTACGGTATCAGTTAGTTGGTGAGGTAATGGCTCACCAAGACAATGACGCCTAACTGGTTTGAGAGGATGATCAGTCACACTGGAACTGAGACACGGTCCAGACTCCTACGGGAGGCAGCAGTGGGGAATATTGCACAATGGGGGAAACCCTGATGCAGCAACGCCGCGTGGAGGATGACACATTTCGGTGCGTAAACTCCTTTTATATAGGAAGATAATGACGGTACTATATGAATAAGCGCCGGCTAACTCCGTGCCAGCAGCCGCGGTAATACGGAGGGCGCAAGCGTTACTCGGAATCACTGGGCGTAAAGAGCGTGTAGGCGGGTTAATAAGTTTGAAGTGAAATCCTATGGCTCAACCATAGAACTGCTTTGAAAACTGTTAACCTAGAATATGGGAGAGGTAGATGGAATTTCTGGTGTAGGGGTAAAATCCGTAGAGATCAGAAGGAATACCGATTGCGAAGGCGATCTACTGGAACATTATTGACGCTGAGACGCGAAAGCGTGGGGAGCAAACAGGATTAGATACCCTGGTAGTCCACGCCCTAAACGATGTACACTAGTTGTTGTGAGGCTAGACCTTGCAGTAATGCAGTAAACACATTAAGTGTACCGCCTGGGGAGTACGGTCGCAAGATTAAAACTCAAAGGAATAGACGGGGACCCGCACAAGCGGTGGAGCATGTGGTTTAATTCGACGATACGCGAAGAACCTTACCTGGACTTGACATAGTAAGAACTTATAAGAGATTATGAGGTGTCTGCTTGCAGAAGCTTATATACAGGTGCTGCACGGCTGTCGTCAGCTCGTGTCGTGAGATGTTGGGTTAAGTCCCGCAACGAGCGCAACCCTCGTCGTTAGTTGCTAACAGTTCGGCTGAGAACTCTAACGAGACTGCCTGGGTAACCAGGAGGAAGGTGAGGACGACGTCAAGTCATCATGGCCCTTACGTCCAGGGCTACACACGTGCTACAATGGGGTATACAAAGAGCAGCGATACGGTGACGTGGAGCAAATCTCAAAAATATCTCCCAGTTCGGATAGTAGTCTGCAACTCGACTACTTGAAGTTGGAATCGCTAGTAATCGTAGATCAGCAATGCTACGGTGAATACGTTCCCGGGTCTTGTACTCACCGCCCGTCACACCATGGGAATTGAACTCATTCGAAGCGGGAATGCTAAAGTAGCTACCCTCCACAGTGGATTCAGTAACTGGGGTGAAGTCGTAACAAGGTAACCGTAGGAGAACCTGCGGTTGGATCACCTCCTTTCAGAGAAAGAGATAAGATTCGATTCTTATCTCAGAAACTAACAAAGTTAGTAAAAAAAGGGAATATCGACCTTTTCTATATTCGGTTTATAAAGATTATTTATAATCTTTAAACATTCTTTATTTGATAATAAAGGATATGATATTTAAAAACATAATGTTAAAGTCTTAAAATTTTTCTAGCGAATATTTAAATGAAAGTTTAAATATGAACTAAAATAAGAAACAATTTTTAAAACACAACTTTTTTATTGAATATAGTAATATATTTAATAAGATAGTAGCCAAGGAATAATTATTCAAACGGTGAAGTAATGTAAATTACTTTATCAACATAAAAAATAAGCTATTAAGGGCTAATGGTGGATGCCTAGACTGTAAGAGGCGATGAAGGACGTACTAGACTGCGATAAGCTACGGGGAACTGTCAAGAAGTTTTGATCCGTAGATTTCCGAATGGGACAACCCAGTATATAGAGATATATATTACACTGCAAAGTGGGCGAACCCGGTGAAGTGAAACATCTCAGTAACCGGAGGAAGAGAAATCAAATGAGATTCCGTTAGTAGCGGCGAGCGAACGCGGATTAGGACAAACCCTATGCTTGCATAGGGGGTTGTAGGACCAAGATATAAGATCAAAGAAGATAGAGGAAATAGTTGGAAAGCTATAGCATAGAAGGTGATACTCCTGTACTTAAAATCTTCAATGACTTTATTGGTATCCTGAGTAGGTCGGAACACGTGATATTTTGACTGAATCTAGGGGGACCACCCTCTAATCCTAAATACTACTTACAGATCGATAGTGAACAAGTACCGTGAGGGAAAGGTGAAAAGTACTCCAGTGAGGAGAGTGAAATAGAACCTGAAACCATTAGCTTACAATCATTCGGAGCCCTATGATTTATCAGGGTGACGGACTGCCTTTTGCATAATGAGCCTGCGAGTTGTGGTGTCTGGCAAGGTTAAGTCAAGTACGAAGCCGTAGCGAAAGCGAGTCTTAATAGGGCGAATTAGTCAGATGCTGCAGACCCGAAACGAAGTGATCTATCCATGAGCAGGTTGAAGCTGGTGTAAGAGCCAGTGGAGGACCGAACCGGTGGGCGTTGAAAAGTCCTCGGATGACTTGTGGATAGGGGTGAAAGGCCAATCAAACTTCGTGATAGCTGGTTCTCTCCGAAATATATTTAGGTATAGCCTTGTGTAGTAGCATATAGGGGTAGAGCACTGAATGGGCTAGGGCTGCTTACCGCGGTACCAAACCCTATCAAACTATGAATACTATATGTGTAATCACAGGAGTCAGGCGTAGGGTGATAAAATCCTATGTCGAGAGGGGAACAACCCAGACTAACAGCTAAGGTCCCAAAGTCATATCTAAGTGGAAAACGATGTGGAGTTACTGTGACAACCAGGAGGTTGGCTTAGAAGCAGCCATCCTTTAAAGAAAGCGTAACAGCTCACTGGTCTAGTGATTCTGCGCGGAAAATATAACGGGGCTAAGATATGCACCGAAGCTTTAGACTCAGATTTATCTGAGTGGTAGGAGAGCGTTCTATTCAGCGTTGAAGGTGTACCGGCAAGGAGCGCTGGAGCGGATAGAAGTGAGCATGCAGGCATGAGTAGCGATAAAAGAGGTGAGAATCCTCTTCGCCGAAAACCCAAGGTTTCCTACGCGATGCTCGTCATCGTAGGGTTAGTCGGGACCTAAGTCGAGTCCGAGAGGGGTAGACGATGGCAAATTGATTAATATTTCAATACCAACAAATAAGCGCGATGTGGGGACGCATAGAGTTAATCGAGCTCACTGATGGAATAGTGGGTCGAAGGACGTAGGCTGTAACTTAGGCAAATCCGGGTTACATTAGGCCGAGATCTTACAGGCTCTTGACACTCTTCGGAGGAGATAGAGAATCGATGATACTGTCGTGCCAAGAAAAGCCACTAAGTATATTATTTGTTGCCCGTACCGTAAACCGACACAGGTGGGTGGGATGAGTATTCTAAGGCGCGTGGAAGAACCCTGGTTAAGGAACTCTGCAAACTAGCACCGTATCTTCGGTATAAGGTGTGCCTACTTTGGTATAGAGATTTACTCTCGAAAGCTAAAGAGGTTGCAACAAAGAGTCCCTCCCGACTGTTTACCAAAAACACAGCACTTTGCTAACACGTAAGTGGATGTATAAGGTGTGACGCCTGCCCGGTGCTCGAAGGTTAATTGATGATGTTAGATTTATCGAAGCATTTGATCGAAGCCCGAGTAAACGGCGGCCGTAACTATAACGGTCCTAAGGTAGCGAAATTCCTTGTCGGTTAAATACCGACCTGCATGAATGGCGTAACGAGATGGGAGCTGTCTCAACCAGGGATCCAGTGAAATTGTAGTGGAGGTGAAAATTCCTCCTACCCGCGGAAAGACGGAAAGACCCCGTGCACCTTTACTACAGCTTGACACTGTAGCTTGGATATTCTTGTGCAGGATAGGTGGGAGGCTTTGATTCATAGACGCCAGTATATGATGAGCCATCCTTGAGATACCACCCTTGAATATTTGAGTTACTAACTACGTAGAGTTATCCTCTACTAGGACAATGTCTGGTGGGTAGTTTGACTGGGGCGGTCGCCTCCTAAAAAGTAACGGAGGCTTACAAAGGTTAGTTCATGGCGGATGGAAATCGCCAGTTGAGTATAATGGCATAAACTAGCTTGACTGTGAGACATACAAGTCGAACAGAGACGAAAGTCGGTCATAGTGATCCGGTGGTTCTGTGTGGAAGGGCCATCGCTCAAAGGATAAAAGGTACGCCGGGGATAACAGGCTGATCTCCCCCAAGAGCTCACATCGACGGGGAGGTTTGGCACCTCGATGTCGGCTCATCGCATCCTGGGGCTGGAGCAGGTCCCAAGGGTATGGCTGTTCGCCATTTAAAGCGGTACGCGAGCTGGGTTCAGAACGTCGTGAGACAGTTCGGTCCCTATCTTCCGTGGGCGTAGGAAAGTTGAGGAGATTTGTCCCTAGTACGAGAGGACCGGGATGAACGTACCACTAGTGTACCAATTGTTCTGCCAAGGGCATCGTTGGGTAGCTATGTACGGATGTGATAAGAGCTGAAAGCATCTAAGCTCGAAGCCAACTTCAAGATGAACTTTCCCTGAAGATCCCAGCAAGACTAGCTGGTTGATAGGCTAGGTGTGTAAGCGTTGTAAGACGTTTAGCTGACTAGTACTAATAGATCGTTTGGCTTTTTTTAATATATTTCTTGGTTTACTATCTTATTAAGTATATGCATACTTGATAAATGTGTGAATTGTTTCATTCATTAAGACTTTAACATTATCTTTACACTCATTACCTAATGTGAGTATAAAGAGTTTATTTAGAACTTTTTATACTCATATTGCTGGTGGTTACAGAGAAGTGGAAATACCCAGCCCCATTCCGAACCTGGAAGTCAAGCACTTCATCGCTGATAATACTGCAGGTTTCACTTGTGGAAACGTAGGCCGCTGCCAGCTCTTGAGTATATTTATTAAGCTTTTATCTATTTGAACTTCTCTAAAGTTCCTTTAGATAGAAGCTTTTTTTTTAGCTGAATTTTTTAGCCCCCATTCTTCTATTTTTATTTTACATATTCTTTTATTCTTCTTCCTATTACTTTCTTATTTACTTTACATGCAACTGTGCCATTGCTCTAAGAACTCTTCTCTCTTATGTAAAATCTAGAAAGTCTATTTAAAAATACATAGTATTTATAGATTTTTATCTACTTTCAATGAATAAATTTATAAAAATACTTAGATTTTTTTAATAAAAAATGAGTAGTTTTTTACTTTGATAGATAAATTAAAAGAGAAAAATACAAATTTGAAAATTCTTTTCTATGATTTTCTAAAGAAATCACTATCTTATTCTCAAAAAATCAAAAATAAACACAAACAAAGTAAAAAAATTGCCTTTTTTTATAAAGAAATTAAAGAATAATTCAAAATATAAAACAGAAACAATTTAAATTTATTTTAATAAACAATATATATATTGTGTTTATGCATTACTTTAATAATAATAGTTAAATTAAATGACAATTTGTAAAATTTAAGCTTTAATTTAGAAAAATCGCTTGACAAGCGAGAGATATTTGTCTATAATTCCCATCCAATTTCAGAGGAACGACAAGAAGTTCTAAAAGAGATTATGATCTTTAAAAACAGAAGGTTAATAAGAAGTAATTTTTATAAACCGAATATAGAATAAACGATATAAAAAACAAGAAATACAATTCTTGTCTATTTAAGTTTTTTACTAAAGTAAAAAGCATTTTGAGTGATAATTTTGTAATTTAATACAAAAATTGTCAGTTTCAAATACTTCATTTATGGAGAGTTTGATCCTGGCTCAGAGTGAACGCTGGCGGCGTGCTTAACACATGCAAGTCGAACGAGAACGGGTTATAGCTTGCTATAACTGTCAGCTAAGTGGCGCACGGGTGAGTAATATATAGGTAATGTGCCCTAGAGAAGAGGATAACATTTGGAAACGAATGCTAAGACTCTATATGCCTTTAAGACAAAAGTCTGCAAGGGAAATATTTATAGCTCTAGGATCGGCCTGTACGGTATCAGTTAGTTGGTGAGGTAATGGCTCACCAAGACAATGACGCCTAACTGGTTTGAGAGGATGATCAGTCACACTGGAACTGAGACACGGTCCAGACTCCTACGGGAGGCAGCAGTGGGGAATATTGCACAATGGGGGAAACCCTGATGCAGCAACGCCGCGTGGAGGATGACACATTTCGGTGCGTAAACTCCTTTTATATAGGAAGATAATGACGGTACTATATGAATAAGCGCCGGCTAACTCCGTGCCAGCAGCCGCGGTAATACGGAGGGCGCAAGCGTTACTCGGAATCACTGGGCGTAAAGAGCGTGTAGGCGGGTTAATAAGTTTGAAGTGAAATCCTATGGCTCAACCATAGAACTGCTTTGAAAACTGTTAACCTAGAATATGGGAGAGGTAGATGGAATTTCTGGTGTAGGGGTAAAATCCGTAGAGATCAGAAGGAATACCGATTGCGAAGGCGATCTACTGGAACATTATTGACGCTGAGACGCGAAAGCGTGGGGAGCAAACAGGATTAGATACCCTGGTAGTCCACGCCCTAAACGATGTACACTAGTTGTTGTGAGGCTAGACCTTGCAGTAATGCAGTAAACACATTAAGTGTACCGCCTGGGGAGTACGGTCGCAAGATTAAAACTCAAAGGAATAGACGGGGACCCGCACAAGCGGTGGAGCATGTGGTTTAATTCGACGATACGCGAAGAACCTTACCTGGACTTGACATAGTAAGAACTTATAAGAGATTATGAGGTGTCTGCTTGCAGAAGCTTATATACAGGTGCTGCACGGCTGTCGTCAGCTCGTGTCGTGAGATGTTGGGTTAAGTCCCGCAACGAGCGCAACCCTCGTCGTTAGTTGCTAACAGTTCGGCTGAGAACTCTAACGAGACTGCCTGGGTAACCAGGAGGAAGGTGAGGACGACGTCAAGTCATCATGGCCCTTACGTCCAGGGCTACACACGTGCTACAATGGGGTATACAAAGAGCAGCGATACGGTGACGTGGAGCAAATCTCAAAAATATCTCCCAGTTCGGATAGTAGTCTGCAACTCGACTACTTGAAGTTGGAATCGCTAGTAATCGTAGATCAGCAATGCTACGGTGAATACGTTCCCGGGTCTTGTACTCACCGCCCGTCACACCATGGGAATTGAACTCATTCGAAGCGGGAATGCTAAAGTAGCTACCCTCCACAGTGGATTCAGTAACTGGGGTGAAGTCGTAACAAGGTAACCGTAGGAGAACCTGCGGTTGGATCACCTCCTTTCAGAGAAAGAGATAAGATTCGATTCTTATCTCAGAAACTAACAAAGTTAGTAAAAAAAGGGAATATCGACCTTTTCTATATTCGGTTTATAAAGATTATTTATAATCTTTAAACATTCTTTATTTGATAATAAAGGATATGATATTTAAAAACATAATGTTAAAGTCTTAAAATTTTTCTAGCGAATATTTAAATGAAAGTTTAAATATGAACTAAAATAAGAAACAATTTTTAAAACACAACTTTTTTATTGAATATAGTAATATATTTAATAAGATAGTAGCCAAGGAATAATTATTCAAACGGTGAAGTAATGTAAATTACTTTATCAACATAAAAAATAAGCTATTAAGGGCTAATGGTGGATGCCTAGACTGTAAGAGGCGATGAAGGACGTACTAGACTGCGATAAGCTACGGGGAACTGTCAAGAAGTTTTGATCCGTAGATTTCCGAATGGGACAACCCAGTATATAGAGATATATATTACACTGCAAAGTGGGCGAACCCGGTGAAGTGAAACATCTCAGTAACCGGAGGAAGAGAAATCAAATGAGATTCCGTTAGTAGCGGCGAGCGAACGCGGATTAGGACAAACCCTATGCTTGCATAGGGGGTTGTAGGACCAAGATATAAGATCAAAGAAGATAGAGGAAATAGTTGGAAAGCTATAGCATAGAAGGTGATACTCCTGTACTTAAAATCTTCAATGACTTTATTGGTATCCTGAGTAGGTCGGAACACGTGATATTTTGACTGAATCTAGGGGGACCACCCTCTAATCCTAAATACTACTTACAGATCGATAGTGAACAAGTACCGTGAGGGAAAGGTGAAAAGTACTCCAGTGAGGAGAGTGAAATAGAACCTGAAACCATTAGCTTACAATCATTCGGAGCCCTATGATTTATCAGGGTGACGGACTGCCTTTTGCATAATGAGCCTGCGAGTTGTGGTGTCTGGCAAGGTTAAGTCAAGTACGAAGCCGTAGCGAAAGCGAGTCTTAATAGGGCGAATTAGTCAGATGCTGCAGACCCGAAACGAAGTGATCTATCCATGAGCAGGTTGAAGCTGGTGTAAGAGCCAGTGGAGGACCGAACCGGTGGGCGTTGAAAAGTCCTCGGATGACTTGTGGATAGGGGTGAAAGGCCAATCAAACTTCGTGATAGCTGGTTCTCTCCGAAATATATTTAGGTATAGCCTTGTGTAGTAGCATATAGGGGTAGAGCACTGAATGGGCTAGGGCTGCTTACCGCGGTACCAAACCCTATCAAACTATGAATACTATATGTGTAATCACAGGAGTCAGGCGTAGGGTGATAAAATCCTATGTCGAGAGGGGAACAACCCAGACTAACAGCTAAGGTCCCAAAGTCATATCTAAGTGGAAAACGATGTGGAGTTACTGTGACAACCAGGAGGTTGGCTTAGAAGCAGCCATCCTTTAAAGAAAGCGTAACAGCTCACTGGTCTAGTGATTCTGCGCGGAAAATATAACGGGGCTAAGATATGCACCGAAGCTTTAGACTCAGATTTATCTGAGTGGTAGGAGAGCGTTCTATTCAGCGTTGAAGGTGTACCGGCAAGGAGCGCTGGAGCGGATAGAAGTGAGCATGCAGGCATGAGTAGCGATAAAAGAGGTGAGAATCCTCTTCGCCGAAAACCCAAGGTTTCCTACGCGATGCTCGTCATCGTAGGGTTAGTCGGGACCTAAGTCGAGTCCGAGAGGGGTAGACGATGGCAAATTGATTAATATTTCAATACCAACAAATAAGCGCGATGTGGGGACGCATAGAGTTAATCGAGCTCACTGATGGAATAGTGGGTCGAAGGACGTAGGCTGTAACTTAGGCAAATCCGGGTTACATTAGGCCGAGATCTTACAGGCTCTTGACACTCTTCGGAGGAGATAGAGAATCGATGATACTGTCGTGCCAAGAAAAGCCACTAAGTATATTATTTGTTGCCCGTACCGTAAACCGACACAGGTGGGTGGGATGAGTATTCTAAGGCGCGTGGAAGAACCCTGGTTAAGGAACTCTGCAAACTAGCACCGTATCTTCGGTATAAGGTGTGCCTACTTTGGTATAGAGATTTACTCTCGAAAGCTAAAGAGGTTGCAACAAAGAGTCCCTCCCGACTGTTTACCAAAAACACAGCACTTTGCTAACACGTAAGTGGATGTATAAGGTGTGACGCCTGCCCGGTGCTCGAAGGTTAATTGATGATGTTAGATTTATCGAAGCATTTGATCGAAGCCCGAGTAAACGGCGGCCGTAACTATAACGGTCCTAAGGTAGCGAAATTCCTTGTCGGTTAAATACCGACCTGCATGAATGGCGTAACGAGATGGGAGCTGTCTCAACCAGGGATCCAGTGAAATTGTAGTGGAGGTGAAAATTCCTCCTACCCGCGGAAAGACGGAAAGACCCCGTGCACCTTTACTACAGCTTGACACTGTAGCTTGGATATTCTTGTGCAGGATAGGTGGGAGGCTTTGATTCATAGACGCCAGTATATGATGAGCCATCCTTGAGATACCACCCTTGAATATTTGAGTTACTAACTACGTAGAGTTATCCTCTACTAGGACAATGTCTGGTGGGTAGTTTGACTGGGGCGGTCGCCTCCTAAAAAGTAACGGAGGCTTACAAAGGTTAGTTCATGGCGGATGGAAATCGCCAGTTGAGTATAATGGCATAAACTAGCTTGACTGTGAGACATACAAGTCGAACAGAGACGAAAGTCGGTCATAGTGATCCGGTGGTTCTGTGTGGAAGGGCCATCGCTCAAAGGATAAAAGGTACGCCGGGGATAACAGGCTGATCTCCCCCAAGAGCTCACATCGACGGGGAGGTTTGGCACCTCGATGTCGGCTCATCGCATCCTGGGGCTGGAGCAGGTCCCAAGGGTATGGCTGTTCGCCATTTAAAGCGGTACGCGAGCTGGGTTCAGAACGTCGTGAGACAGTTCGGTCCCTATCTTCCGTGGGCGTAGGAAAGTTGAGGAGATTTGTCCCTAGTACGAGAGGACCGGGATGAACGTACCACTAGTGTACCAATTGTTCTGCCAAGGGCATCGTTGGGTAGCTATGTACGGATGTGATAAGAGCTGAAAGCATCTAAGCTCGAAGCCAACTTCAAGATGAACTTTCCCTGAAGATCCCAGCAAGACTAGCTGGTTGATAGGCTAGGTGTGTAAGCGTTGTAAGACGTTTAGCTGACTAGTACTAATAGATCGTTTGGCTTTTTTTAATATATTTCTTGGTTTACTATCTTATTAAGTATATGCATACTTGATAAATGTGTGAATTGTTTCATTCATTAAGACTTTAACATTATCTTTACACTCATTACCTAATGTGAGTATAAAGAGTTTATTTAGAACTTTTTATACTCATATTGCTGGTGGTTA includes the following:
- the cutA gene encoding divalent-cation tolerance protein CutA, producing MNAVIIQTTCASQVEAKNIAKVLVQEKLAACVQLHEVESIYSWEDELCCDFETILNIKTRKENFEKVKSKIKELHSYDVPEIIQIDITNSSKKYTKFISDCC
- a CDS encoding thiazole synthase, which encodes MNDDILKVGDYEFNSRLIVGSGKYDSFQTTKDATLASGSELITVAIRRVNITNPNEENLLDYFKDTNVKLLPNSAGCFTAEEAITTFRLMREATGIDIIKLEVIGDAQKTLYPDVIETIKACEVLKKEGFTIMAYTSDDPIVAKQLENAGADAIMPLAAPIGSGLGIQNPYNIAFIRDAVKVPVLVDAGLGCASDASYAMELGADGILANTAIAQAQNPMAMAEAFKYATIAGRLSYKAGRIPKKPYATASSPIDGLIQF